In one Corallococcus sp. EGB genomic region, the following are encoded:
- a CDS encoding HlyD family secretion protein, protein MSGPGRTSKHSKKGIIAGAVVVAVVVSGILWLRRPALEPPPRFTGYVVSDNVYLSSPVAGMVASVFVARGQRVEVGTPLFRMDPTSLAARADQARAQVGQIEAQLVARQSDVARAHASLTAAQAEAERADAELARLVAVQKAMEGAVTPQQLDLLRATATRAHAQREAARTDVAAANAQLEVVRAQLASGRAGVTAAEQQVVELAPVSPVVGRVEDVLFQQGEWAIPNAPVVSIIPDAKLKVRFYVPQGRVASFPPGTEVAIACDGCDAGMTARVDFVASRPEYTPPIIYSLETRQKLVFLVEAVPSAPTRLLPGQPIDVTPRKQPPVEVER, encoded by the coding sequence GTGTCGGGACCGGGCAGGACGTCGAAACACTCCAAGAAAGGCATCATCGCGGGGGCGGTGGTGGTGGCCGTCGTCGTGAGCGGCATCCTGTGGCTGCGGCGGCCTGCTCTGGAGCCGCCGCCGCGCTTCACCGGCTACGTCGTCAGCGACAACGTCTATCTGTCCTCGCCCGTCGCCGGCATGGTCGCGTCCGTGTTCGTGGCGCGCGGTCAGCGCGTGGAGGTGGGCACGCCGCTGTTCCGCATGGACCCCACGTCGCTTGCGGCGCGGGCCGACCAGGCGCGGGCACAGGTGGGGCAGATTGAAGCCCAGCTCGTCGCGCGCCAGTCGGACGTGGCCCGCGCGCACGCCTCGCTCACCGCCGCGCAGGCGGAGGCCGAACGGGCGGATGCGGAGCTGGCCCGCCTGGTCGCCGTCCAGAAGGCGATGGAGGGCGCCGTGACACCGCAGCAGCTGGACCTGCTGCGCGCGACGGCGACCCGCGCCCATGCCCAGCGCGAAGCGGCCCGCACGGACGTGGCGGCGGCGAACGCACAGCTGGAGGTGGTCCGCGCCCAGCTCGCCAGCGGACGCGCGGGCGTCACCGCCGCGGAGCAGCAGGTCGTGGAGCTGGCGCCCGTGTCCCCCGTCGTCGGCCGCGTGGAGGATGTCCTCTTCCAGCAGGGCGAGTGGGCCATCCCCAACGCCCCCGTCGTCAGCATCATCCCGGACGCGAAGCTCAAGGTGCGCTTCTACGTGCCGCAGGGGCGGGTGGCGTCCTTTCCGCCGGGCACCGAGGTGGCCATCGCGTGCGACGGCTGCGACGCCGGGATGACCGCCCGCGTGGACTTCGTCGCCTCACGCCCGGAGTACACGCCGCCCATCATCTACAGCCTGGAGACGCGGCAGAAGCTGGTGTTCCTGGTGGAGGCCGTGCCCTCCGCGCCCACGCGGCTGCTGCCCGGGCAGCCTATCGACGTGACACCCCGGAAGCAGCCTCCGGTGGAGGTGGAGCGATGA
- a CDS encoding PAS domain-containing sensor histidine kinase — MHSLPQPTAAGVEQVQREAFSRMFRQVTKVMTFLSPLPVVLMSLGLIGDTTAWRRWCVALALGIVLAGLAVVVSWRRQPVVSHEPGTALPLVTFPLFTVVNLSLGGLESPLIPLVLPVTLATAVLFPPDRARRWMGYLLALVGVQAVVTLTGAVDGLVPALFGGGRRAGHNNALLATMLAVTAFMMVWVNFIGTTLRHTFRGMVRTALDARDDALRAHDERVRSLTTLSGEIAHELKNPLASVKGLAAMIAREVEGRPAERLAVLRREVDRMQEILEGFLNFSRPLLPLNEQHVPLDGLCRQVAELHEGMAGERGVTLKVAEGTPVEAWCDARKVRQVLIDVVQNALDAAPRDTTVELQAWTTAEGEGRVEVRDRGPGLAEEVRERVFEPGITTKPHGSGLGLALSRAVMRQHGGELSLRAREGGGCVAELRLPAAVPTSEAPRKEALP; from the coding sequence TTGCATTCCTTGCCCCAGCCCACGGCCGCCGGAGTCGAGCAGGTCCAGCGCGAGGCGTTCTCGCGGATGTTCCGGCAGGTGACGAAGGTGATGACGTTCCTGAGTCCCCTGCCCGTGGTGCTGATGTCACTGGGGCTCATCGGGGACACGACCGCCTGGCGTCGCTGGTGCGTGGCGCTCGCGCTCGGAATCGTGCTGGCGGGGCTGGCGGTCGTCGTGTCGTGGCGGCGGCAGCCGGTGGTTTCCCATGAGCCGGGGACGGCGTTGCCGCTCGTGACGTTCCCCCTGTTCACGGTGGTGAACCTGTCGCTGGGGGGACTGGAGAGCCCGCTCATTCCGCTGGTGCTTCCCGTGACCCTGGCCACGGCGGTCCTGTTCCCGCCGGACCGGGCTCGCAGGTGGATGGGCTACCTGCTCGCGCTGGTGGGAGTGCAGGCGGTGGTGACGTTGACGGGCGCGGTGGATGGGCTGGTGCCCGCGCTCTTCGGGGGCGGCCGGCGCGCGGGCCACAACAACGCGCTGCTCGCGACGATGCTCGCGGTGACGGCGTTCATGATGGTCTGGGTGAACTTCATTGGCACGACGCTGCGGCACACGTTCCGGGGCATGGTGCGCACGGCGCTGGACGCGCGGGATGACGCATTGAGGGCGCACGACGAGCGGGTGCGTTCGCTCACCACGCTGTCCGGAGAGATTGCCCACGAGCTGAAGAACCCGCTGGCGAGCGTGAAGGGCCTGGCCGCGATGATCGCGCGCGAAGTGGAGGGCCGGCCCGCGGAGCGGCTGGCGGTGCTGCGCCGGGAGGTGGACCGGATGCAGGAGATCCTCGAAGGGTTCCTCAACTTCTCCCGGCCGCTGCTCCCGCTCAACGAACAGCACGTGCCCTTGGATGGCCTGTGCCGGCAGGTGGCGGAGCTGCACGAAGGCATGGCGGGAGAGCGGGGCGTGACGTTGAAGGTCGCGGAGGGGACGCCGGTGGAGGCGTGGTGCGACGCGCGCAAGGTGCGGCAGGTGTTGATCGACGTGGTGCAGAACGCGCTGGACGCGGCCCCCAGGGACACCACGGTGGAGCTCCAGGCCTGGACGACAGCGGAAGGCGAAGGCCGCGTGGAGGTGCGCGACCGGGGCCCCGGGCTCGCGGAGGAGGTGCGTGAGCGCGTCTTCGAGCCGGGCATCACCACGAAGCCCCACGGCTCCGGCCTGGGCCTCGCGCTGTCGCGAGCCGTGATGCGCCAGCACGGCGGAGAGTTGAGCCTGCGCGCCCGCGAAGGTGGGGGCTGCGTGGCGGAGCTGAGACTCCCCGCCGCGGTCCCCACGAGCGAAGCACCGCGCAAGGAGGCCCTGCCATGA
- a CDS encoding sigma-54 dependent transcriptional regulator, translated as MKARVLVADDDAGVRYTLRGLLEDDGLEVEEAVDGEAALARLDADPPVDLVLSDLRMPRLDGMELLRRLRARPHAPRVILITAHGSERHAVEAMKLGALDYFRKPFDVDDVLAVVRRALGMVQLEAENERLSGEVNLLRSLVFVSPSMARLAVLIRRVGPRDVTVLITGESGTGKERVAEALVRASPRADKPYVRFNCAALTPELAEAELFGHAKGAFTGAVRARTGLFREASGGTLLLDEIGELALPLQAKLLRVLQEGEVRPVGEDRPFPVDVRVLAATHRDLPQRVSEGRFREDLYYRLKVVTLQVPPLRSRPEDIAALAKHFLARHTERFRMPPVPVTPALLERLMAHSWPGNVRELENALESAVVLSADGALDLELLPGCVSVPMPSAASNAGTTLREKLDAHERELILAALTASRGQRTEAAKALGIGRATLHDKLRKHGLLGDDEEPER; from the coding sequence ATGAAGGCCCGCGTGCTGGTGGCGGATGACGACGCGGGCGTGCGCTACACGCTGCGCGGATTGCTGGAGGACGACGGGCTCGAAGTCGAGGAAGCAGTGGACGGAGAGGCCGCGCTCGCGCGGCTGGACGCGGATCCGCCCGTGGACCTGGTGCTCAGCGACCTGCGCATGCCACGGCTGGATGGCATGGAGCTGCTCCGCCGTCTTCGCGCGCGCCCGCATGCGCCCCGGGTCATCCTCATCACGGCGCACGGCTCCGAACGTCACGCCGTGGAGGCCATGAAGCTGGGCGCGCTGGACTACTTCCGCAAACCCTTCGACGTGGACGACGTGCTGGCCGTGGTGCGCCGCGCACTGGGGATGGTCCAACTGGAGGCGGAGAACGAGCGGCTGTCCGGCGAGGTGAACCTGCTGCGCTCGCTGGTCTTCGTGTCCCCGTCGATGGCGCGGCTCGCCGTGCTCATCCGGCGCGTGGGGCCTCGGGACGTCACCGTGCTGATCACGGGAGAGAGCGGCACCGGCAAGGAGCGCGTCGCCGAGGCCCTGGTGCGAGCCTCTCCGCGCGCGGACAAGCCCTACGTGCGCTTCAACTGCGCCGCCCTCACCCCGGAGCTGGCGGAGGCGGAGCTCTTCGGCCATGCGAAGGGCGCCTTCACCGGCGCCGTGCGCGCCCGGACGGGCCTCTTCCGCGAGGCCTCGGGAGGCACCCTGCTGCTGGATGAAATCGGAGAGCTCGCCCTGCCCCTCCAGGCGAAGCTCCTGCGCGTCCTCCAGGAAGGAGAAGTGCGCCCCGTGGGCGAGGACCGCCCGTTCCCGGTGGACGTCCGCGTCCTGGCCGCCACCCATCGCGACCTGCCGCAACGGGTGTCGGAGGGCCGCTTCCGCGAGGACCTCTACTACCGCCTCAAGGTCGTGACGCTCCAGGTGCCCCCATTGCGAAGCCGCCCGGAGGACATCGCCGCGCTCGCGAAGCACTTCCTCGCGCGCCACACCGAGCGCTTCCGCATGCCGCCGGTGCCCGTGACGCCCGCGCTCCTGGAGCGCCTCATGGCCCACTCCTGGCCCGGCAACGTGCGCGAACTGGAGAACGCCCTGGAGAGCGCCGTGGTGCTGTCCGCCGATGGCGCCCTGGACCTGGAGCTGCTGCCCGGATGCGTCAGCGTGCCCATGCCCTCAGCCGCCTCCAACGCCGGAACCACCCTGCGCGAGAAGCTGGACGCGCATGAGCGGGAGCTCATCCTCGCGGCGCTCACGGCATCCAGGGGTCAGCGCACGGAGGCCGCGAAGGCCCTGGGCATCGGCCGCGCCACGCTGCACGACAAGCTCCGCAAACACGGCCTCCTGGGTGACGACGAGGAGCCGGAGCGTTGA
- a CDS encoding right-handed parallel beta-helix repeat-containing protein, whose product MTWPLALLLLGSTAKASAHEEPQAFDVRAVRCGEVLTRSTRLTRDLVCPGTPVPALTLAAPGVVLDLGGHAVRHSGTGTDDSEGIAAEAAGTVVRNGTIRGFNTGFRYDKDALLHGVALVDNWTAIYHRQGNSRLVITDSRLSGSQFGIRSEFDAAKGTIEVKGSLFTWNELVMLVDDHEVTVSGSTFMSNTNVLDCYHGRVRFQSSTLAWNRSVANLTWDSTGFDNCYELVFDNCIIANNTAFGTPEHPDWQLAAFQMHDSWVMNNSEGLRIFTRTVDFQGNLWWANAGGLALADLPDFVPTPLVGKVRDNRFVSNGGDGLRVIPSSTPTVASNLSQGNTGWGIHAPTAVDGGGSVARGNGAGGCVGVVCAQ is encoded by the coding sequence GTGACGTGGCCCCTGGCGCTGCTGCTCCTCGGGAGCACCGCGAAGGCCAGCGCTCACGAGGAACCGCAAGCCTTCGACGTCCGCGCCGTCCGGTGCGGCGAGGTGCTGACGCGAAGCACGCGGCTCACGCGCGACCTCGTCTGTCCGGGCACGCCGGTCCCCGCCCTGACCCTCGCCGCGCCGGGCGTCGTGCTCGACCTGGGTGGGCATGCCGTGCGCCACTCCGGGACCGGGACGGATGACTCGGAGGGCATCGCGGCCGAGGCCGCCGGCACCGTCGTGCGCAACGGCACGATTCGCGGGTTCAACACGGGCTTCCGGTACGACAAGGACGCGCTGCTGCACGGCGTCGCGCTCGTCGACAACTGGACCGCCATCTATCACCGGCAAGGAAACTCGCGGCTCGTCATCACGGACTCCCGGCTGAGCGGGAGCCAGTTCGGCATCCGGAGTGAGTTCGACGCGGCCAAAGGCACCATCGAGGTGAAGGGCTCGCTGTTCACCTGGAACGAGCTCGTGATGCTCGTGGACGACCACGAGGTCACCGTGTCCGGCTCGACCTTCATGTCGAACACGAACGTCCTCGACTGCTACCACGGCCGGGTCCGCTTCCAGTCGAGCACGCTCGCATGGAACCGCTCCGTGGCGAACCTGACGTGGGATAGCACCGGCTTCGACAATTGCTATGAGCTGGTGTTCGACAACTGCATCATCGCGAACAACACCGCGTTCGGGACGCCCGAGCATCCCGACTGGCAGTTGGCCGCCTTCCAGATGCACGACTCCTGGGTGATGAACAACAGCGAAGGCCTGCGGATCTTCACCCGGACGGTCGACTTCCAAGGAAACCTCTGGTGGGCCAATGCGGGAGGACTGGCCCTGGCGGACCTGCCCGACTTCGTGCCCACGCCGCTCGTGGGAAAGGTCCGCGACAACCGCTTCGTGTCGAACGGAGGCGACGGCCTGCGCGTCATTCCCAGCAGCACGCCCACCGTGGCCAGCAACCTCAGCCAGGGCAACACGGGCTGGGGCATCCACGCGCCCACGGCCGTGGATGGGGGCGGCAGTGTCGCGCGCGGCAACGGCGCGGGCGGCTGCGTGGGAGTCGTCTGCGCCCAGTGA
- a CDS encoding DUF2135 domain-containing protein yields the protein MRLLRASAVVLLMGLSASGCKRDADVPPPEVAAPSETPASFIQAGLVAPATVAGRPDTGEVDLATLRDSVADPKVLSEADVEALSRRRSPEDLARIGSPPGPRPADAPGLGETDVLSYSENEERASAEMRQRAERNRAQIRAAAATQARVGLEAHGVGEGGGGVVGGQPAVPAPSAAPHSEERFQAALRTVHGGLFSGSGGAALGGRAREAAPAKKQAGMGAKADDAPKPVLPRVEAAPRAAKVLVMGEDGRYQPLKARAVRVVTYIQGSRARTVVDHLFENDSGRSLEGTFYYPLPGGATVAGFALYSGAVAVDSPSLFQSSDLLPPLGDGSAEPERLASSAPPAARGAKRSWGDLQEARVVEQKRAREVYEDVVRHNVDPALLEWSGASTFSARVFPLPPKSLKRVVIAYEQTLLFDGARLRYTWPLPPDAGKALRVSARVHVDPRQALDITVQPEPDAKARKVDAWQVYDFPTLAGDGALGVALKPRGEDADVLVGSDDAGLPGRAFHARVRLPERLTSGAEGPPTGRAVLVVDTSLSAEDGNAWAIQAATLRALLEKDATLTEYAVLLFDVRPRWLHGPGFRPNDAAHRQASFAELERVFLEGASHVDGALEELDQAGREWLKPSSAGERVTAFLLSDGNITWGQSRVDALLSRHPCVESLRWVTYRFGEAAVNTELFDALARSSGGRVVNVLSAAEVDAAARAHRAASVVLSRVSVVGADVKDLVVAGRPRLVFPGQELQVAGRLPGKGDAALEVVTQAGTGPERTLRIPLPMDVDSAFAPRAWAELFVSRLVSLDDERLDRMVVALSQHYRLANARASMLVLESQGDYTRYAVRAEQVDLDNLESLRRREEDQRRDKLLGIALDDVPAEGRAVVARLAEQKGMPALLRRQPLRDAPYAGGDERIQAELAYRKARRENRDDVMIYEAVARRRAFSGDTWGAVRALSSPVELRPRDAEALRLVGYGLLALGQYPAAAELFEHVRLNRPFEAQAFLEEALALDAAGRYSEAARNYEIVLARPWPRHAEELRTVASFHYARMLVGLERQPRLAEVAPVLRERRAGLRGGDGAKMFADAQPIDYQLTTHWNSDSTDIDLWVIEPDGEKCFYQHMATSLGGRLYWDITDGLGPELYHARKAAPGPYHVLVHYYGSRSARDVVPTALLLVSDRDVFTADDMAQRRFQVRILPKKNALLLLRREELVAAKDRVSAQSPP from the coding sequence ATGCGCCTCCTTCGTGCTTCCGCCGTCGTGTTGCTGATGGGGTTGTCTGCCTCGGGATGCAAACGGGACGCGGACGTCCCTCCACCCGAGGTCGCCGCTCCGAGTGAAACCCCCGCGTCCTTCATCCAGGCGGGCCTGGTGGCCCCCGCCACCGTCGCGGGACGACCGGACACGGGCGAGGTGGACCTCGCGACGCTGCGCGACTCCGTGGCGGATCCGAAGGTGCTCTCGGAAGCGGACGTGGAGGCGCTCTCGCGCAGGCGTTCGCCGGAGGACCTCGCGCGCATCGGCTCTCCGCCGGGTCCGCGTCCCGCCGATGCCCCCGGGCTGGGTGAGACGGATGTGTTGTCGTACTCGGAGAACGAGGAGAGGGCATCTGCCGAGATGAGGCAACGCGCGGAGCGTAACCGTGCGCAGATCAGGGCGGCCGCCGCCACCCAGGCTCGCGTCGGGCTGGAAGCGCATGGCGTCGGGGAGGGGGGCGGCGGTGTCGTCGGGGGGCAGCCCGCGGTGCCGGCTCCGTCGGCAGCGCCTCATTCGGAGGAGCGCTTCCAGGCCGCCCTGCGAACTGTTCATGGGGGCCTCTTCAGTGGCTCGGGGGGAGCCGCCCTGGGCGGACGAGCCCGGGAGGCCGCGCCCGCGAAGAAGCAGGCCGGCATGGGAGCCAAGGCGGATGATGCCCCGAAGCCCGTGCTCCCTCGGGTGGAGGCCGCGCCTCGCGCCGCGAAGGTGCTGGTGATGGGCGAGGACGGCCGCTACCAACCCCTCAAGGCCCGCGCCGTCCGCGTCGTCACGTACATCCAGGGCTCCCGCGCGCGGACCGTGGTCGACCACCTGTTCGAGAACGACTCCGGGCGCAGCCTCGAAGGGACGTTCTATTACCCGCTCCCTGGCGGCGCGACGGTGGCGGGCTTCGCGCTGTACTCGGGGGCGGTGGCGGTGGACTCGCCCTCGCTGTTCCAGTCGTCGGACCTGTTGCCTCCCCTGGGCGATGGCTCGGCGGAGCCGGAGCGGCTCGCGTCCTCCGCTCCGCCCGCGGCCCGGGGCGCGAAGCGCTCCTGGGGTGACCTCCAGGAGGCCCGCGTCGTGGAGCAGAAGCGCGCGAGGGAGGTGTACGAGGACGTCGTGCGCCACAACGTGGACCCCGCGCTGCTCGAATGGTCCGGCGCGTCCACCTTCAGCGCCCGCGTCTTCCCCCTGCCGCCGAAGTCGCTCAAGCGCGTCGTCATCGCGTATGAGCAGACGCTGCTCTTCGATGGAGCGCGGCTGCGCTACACGTGGCCGCTGCCCCCGGATGCGGGCAAGGCCTTGCGCGTCAGCGCTCGCGTCCACGTGGATCCCCGGCAGGCGCTGGACATCACCGTGCAGCCGGAGCCGGACGCGAAGGCGCGCAAGGTGGACGCCTGGCAGGTCTACGACTTCCCGACGCTCGCGGGAGACGGCGCGTTGGGCGTGGCGCTGAAGCCTCGCGGCGAGGACGCGGACGTGCTGGTGGGCTCGGACGATGCGGGACTTCCGGGCCGCGCCTTCCACGCGCGGGTGCGCTTGCCGGAGCGGCTCACCTCCGGCGCCGAGGGCCCTCCCACGGGCCGCGCGGTGCTGGTGGTGGATACGTCGCTGTCCGCCGAGGATGGCAACGCCTGGGCCATCCAGGCGGCCACGCTGCGCGCCCTTTTGGAGAAGGACGCGACGCTGACGGAGTACGCGGTGCTCCTCTTCGACGTGCGTCCGCGCTGGCTGCATGGGCCGGGCTTCCGTCCCAACGACGCGGCGCACCGCCAGGCGAGCTTCGCGGAATTGGAGCGCGTCTTCCTGGAGGGCGCGTCCCACGTGGACGGCGCCTTGGAGGAACTCGACCAGGCCGGGCGTGAATGGCTCAAGCCCTCCTCCGCCGGGGAGCGCGTGACGGCCTTCCTGCTCTCCGACGGCAACATCACCTGGGGCCAGAGCCGCGTGGACGCGCTCCTCTCCCGGCACCCGTGCGTGGAGTCCCTGCGCTGGGTGACGTACCGCTTCGGTGAGGCGGCGGTGAACACGGAGCTCTTCGACGCCCTGGCCCGCTCCAGCGGCGGGCGTGTCGTGAACGTCCTGTCCGCGGCGGAGGTGGACGCCGCGGCGCGGGCGCACCGCGCGGCGTCCGTGGTGTTGTCCCGCGTGTCGGTGGTGGGCGCGGACGTGAAGGACCTGGTGGTGGCGGGCCGGCCCCGGCTCGTCTTCCCCGGGCAGGAGTTGCAGGTGGCGGGACGGCTGCCGGGCAAGGGCGACGCGGCGCTGGAGGTGGTGACCCAGGCGGGCACCGGACCCGAGCGCACGCTGCGCATCCCGCTGCCCATGGACGTGGACAGCGCGTTCGCGCCCCGGGCGTGGGCGGAGCTCTTCGTGTCCCGGCTGGTGTCCCTGGATGACGAGCGCCTGGACCGGATGGTGGTGGCGCTCAGCCAGCACTACCGGCTGGCCAACGCCCGGGCATCCATGCTCGTCCTGGAGTCCCAGGGGGATTACACGCGCTACGCCGTTCGCGCCGAGCAGGTGGACCTGGACAACCTGGAGTCGCTGCGGCGCAGGGAGGAGGACCAGCGCCGCGACAAGCTCCTGGGCATCGCGCTGGACGACGTGCCCGCCGAGGGCCGCGCGGTGGTGGCCCGGCTCGCCGAGCAGAAGGGGATGCCCGCGCTCCTGCGGCGCCAGCCGCTGCGGGACGCGCCCTATGCGGGCGGTGACGAGCGGATCCAGGCCGAGCTGGCCTATCGCAAGGCGCGGCGGGAGAACCGGGACGACGTGATGATCTACGAGGCCGTGGCCCGCAGGCGCGCCTTCTCCGGGGACACCTGGGGCGCCGTGCGCGCGCTGTCGTCGCCCGTGGAGCTGCGGCCCCGCGACGCGGAGGCGCTGCGGCTGGTGGGCTATGGCCTGCTGGCGTTGGGGCAGTATCCGGCGGCGGCCGAGCTCTTCGAGCACGTGCGTCTCAACCGCCCCTTCGAGGCGCAGGCCTTCCTGGAGGAAGCGCTCGCGCTGGACGCGGCGGGCCGCTATTCAGAAGCGGCCCGGAACTATGAAATCGTCCTGGCGCGTCCCTGGCCGCGGCATGCCGAGGAGCTGCGGACGGTGGCGAGCTTCCACTACGCCCGGATGCTGGTGGGGCTGGAGCGGCAGCCCCGGCTCGCGGAGGTCGCCCCCGTGCTGCGGGAGCGCCGTGCCGGGCTTCGGGGGGGCGACGGCGCGAAGATGTTCGCGGACGCCCAACCCATCGACTACCAGCTTACCACGCACTGGAACTCGGACAGCACGGACATCGACCTGTGGGTCATCGAGCCGGACGGGGAGAAGTGCTTCTACCAGCACATGGCGACGTCCCTGGGCGGGCGGTTGTACTGGGACATCACGGACGGCCTGGGGCCGGAGCTGTACCACGCCCGGAAGGCGGCGCCGGGGCCGTACCATGTGCTGGTGCACTACTACGGCAGCCGCTCGGCGCGGGACGTGGTGCCCACGGCGCTGCTGCTCGTAAGCGACCGCGACGTCTTCACGGCCGACGACATGGCCCAGCGGCGCTTCCAGGTGCGCATCCTGCCCAAGAAGAACGCGCTGCTGTTGTTGCGTCGCGAGGAGCTGGTGGCGGCGAAGGACCGCGTGTCCGCGCAGTCCCCACCGTGA
- the tam gene encoding trans-aconitate 2-methyltransferase, whose product MDWSAAQYTRFEDERNRPIRDLLARVPTADVKRAADIGCGPGNSTELLRARFPQASVSGMDSSPDMLAAARKRLPDVRFDLGDIAAWSDPGPYDVILANAVLQWVPDHSTLLPALLRKLTPGGSLAVQMPDNLEEPSHRLMRETASEGPWAARLGGAASARTARNEADWYFRVLSEAGATVDIWRTTYFHPLTGGAGAVVEWFKGSGLRPFLEALDAGEKTDFLARYQEGIARAYPALSDGTVLLPFPRLFFIATR is encoded by the coding sequence ATGGACTGGTCAGCGGCGCAGTACACGCGGTTCGAAGACGAGCGGAACCGTCCCATCCGGGACCTGCTCGCCCGGGTTCCCACCGCCGACGTGAAGCGCGCGGCGGACATCGGCTGCGGCCCCGGCAACTCCACGGAGCTGCTGCGCGCCCGCTTCCCACAGGCCTCCGTCAGCGGCATGGACAGCTCGCCGGACATGCTCGCCGCGGCGCGCAAGCGCCTGCCGGACGTCCGGTTCGACCTGGGAGACATCGCGGCCTGGAGCGACCCGGGCCCCTACGACGTCATCCTGGCGAACGCGGTGCTGCAGTGGGTGCCGGACCATTCCACCCTGTTGCCCGCGCTCCTCCGCAAGCTGACGCCGGGAGGAAGCCTCGCCGTGCAGATGCCGGACAACCTGGAGGAGCCGTCCCACCGGCTGATGCGCGAGACCGCGAGCGAGGGCCCCTGGGCGGCCAGGCTGGGGGGAGCCGCGAGCGCGCGGACGGCCCGGAACGAGGCCGACTGGTACTTCCGCGTGCTGAGCGAGGCCGGAGCCACGGTGGACATCTGGCGCACCACCTACTTCCACCCGCTGACCGGAGGCGCCGGAGCGGTGGTGGAGTGGTTCAAGGGCTCGGGCCTCCGGCCCTTCCTCGAAGCGCTCGACGCGGGCGAAAAGACAGACTTCCTCGCCCGCTATCAGGAAGGGATTGCGCGGGCCTACCCTGCCCTGTCCGACGGCACGGTCCTGCTGCCCTTCCCCCGGCTGTTCTTCATCGCGACGCGCTAG
- a CDS encoding PLP-dependent aminotransferase family protein translates to MGARAQSLKLYESVAERLKDAIAAGTLRPGERLPSVRQLSARERVSVSTVLQAYLHLESQGLIETRPQSGHYVRERERLRLAEPPVSRPPASATPVTVSDLVSHLYRSSREPRIVQLGTAWPAPELLPTRRLSRELGLLARERQDAGVMYDAPPGSPRLRQQLAKRSLEWGCSLSADDFITTSGASEAVHLCLVAAARQGDTIAIESPAYYGTLLAIESLGLKALEIPCHPRHGMELDALEAALERRRVAAVLVVPSFSNPVGSCMPEDHRRRLVELVTTHDVPLIEDDIYGDLHFEPERPRPCKAFDTRGQVLLCGSFSKTIAPGFRVGYVAPGRFRERVELLKFAHTVASPLLTQEAVARFLENGGYDRHLRTLRRNLASQAEHVAHAVAKHFPQGTRVALPSGGLLLWVQLPPSVDAHAVNVRALEAGISIAPGSIFSARPGSYRNYIRLSYGQPWTPRIEAAVATLGNIAAGLASASR, encoded by the coding sequence ATGGGTGCACGTGCGCAGTCCCTGAAGCTCTACGAGAGCGTCGCGGAGCGGCTGAAGGACGCCATCGCCGCGGGCACGCTGCGCCCGGGGGAGCGGCTGCCCTCCGTGCGCCAGTTGAGCGCGCGCGAGCGGGTGAGCGTCTCCACCGTGCTCCAGGCCTACCTGCATCTGGAGTCCCAGGGGCTCATCGAGACGCGGCCCCAGTCCGGCCACTACGTGCGTGAGCGGGAGCGGCTCCGGCTCGCCGAGCCCCCGGTGTCCCGGCCGCCCGCCTCCGCGACGCCCGTCACCGTCAGCGACCTGGTGTCGCATCTGTACCGGTCGTCGCGCGAGCCGCGCATCGTGCAACTCGGCACCGCGTGGCCGGCGCCGGAGCTGCTTCCCACCCGGCGCCTGTCGCGGGAGCTGGGGCTGCTCGCGCGGGAACGGCAGGACGCGGGCGTGATGTACGACGCGCCTCCCGGCTCGCCGCGCCTGCGGCAGCAGTTGGCGAAGCGCTCGCTGGAGTGGGGCTGCTCACTGAGTGCGGATGACTTCATCACCACCAGCGGGGCCTCGGAGGCGGTGCACCTGTGCCTCGTCGCGGCCGCTCGCCAGGGTGACACCATCGCCATCGAGTCTCCGGCCTACTACGGCACGCTGCTCGCCATCGAATCGCTGGGGCTCAAGGCGCTGGAGATTCCCTGCCACCCCCGCCACGGCATGGAGCTGGATGCGCTGGAGGCCGCGCTGGAGCGCCGGCGCGTGGCCGCGGTGCTGGTGGTCCCCAGCTTCAGCAACCCGGTGGGCAGCTGCATGCCGGAGGACCACCGGCGGCGGCTGGTGGAGCTGGTGACAACGCACGACGTGCCGCTCATCGAGGACGACATCTACGGCGACCTGCACTTCGAGCCGGAGCGTCCGCGCCCGTGCAAGGCTTTCGACACGCGCGGCCAGGTGCTGCTGTGCGGGTCGTTCTCCAAGACCATCGCCCCGGGCTTCCGCGTGGGCTACGTGGCCCCGGGCCGGTTCCGGGAGCGCGTGGAGCTGCTCAAGTTCGCGCACACCGTGGCGTCACCGCTGCTGACCCAGGAGGCGGTCGCGCGCTTCCTGGAGAACGGCGGCTATGACAGACACCTGCGCACTCTGCGCCGCAACCTCGCCTCGCAGGCGGAGCACGTGGCCCATGCCGTCGCAAAGCACTTTCCCCAGGGCACGCGCGTGGCGCTGCCCTCGGGAGGGCTGCTGCTCTGGGTGCAACTGCCGCCCTCGGTGGATGCGCACGCGGTCAACGTGCGCGCACTGGAGGCGGGCATCAGCATCGCGCCCGGGTCCATCTTCTCCGCGCGGCCGGGCTCGTACCGGAACTACATCCGCCTGAGCTATGGCCAGCCGTGGACGCCGCGCATCGAGGCCGCGGTCGCCACGCTGGGGAACATCGCCGCCGGTCTGGCTAGCGCGTCGCGATGA